AATATATTTTGTTTCCAATTTTCCTGATATCTGCAGATTAAAAATGAAAAAGCAAGGAGATATTTAAGCAGCATGAAGAGGAAGGCACCTATCCCTCTCTCAGAGAAATTCCCGCACATTGATCCACTAGCTCTAAGGTTACTTGAGCGTTTGATTGCATTTGATCCAAAAGATCGCCCTTCTGCTGAAGAGGTAGGATGTAACAGTGTCATTAAGCATTTGTTTTTAGTTTGTATATTACTTATCTTGTCCTAATACTAGCAATTCATTAATCCCCTCAGGCGCTAGCACATCCATATTTCCGTGGTTTGGCAAACAAGGAACAGGAACCATCATCTCAGACTATTTCGAAATTTGAGTTCGACTTTGATCGAAGAAAACTTGGAAAAGAGGATATTAGAGAGCTCATCTACCGGGAGGTATATGAGTTAACAATCAATCTCATCTTTTCTTGACCTTCATTTGCACCTTCTTCTACTACTTAACAGCGTACATTGTTCTCAACTGCACAGATTCTGGAATATCACCCTCAGATGCTGAAGGAGTATCTTCATGGCAATGATCACACTCACTTTATGTATCCAAGGTACTGCAAACTTTTTTCTCTAAATAGTATATATTAATTTCTTGCTAGCTATGGCTCGAACACCATTTTTTCTGATGATTTAACTCATTTCATCATAGTCTTGGTGAAATTTGTGTCCACCCCCCACCCCACCTAAAAAAACAGTTTCCTCTAAACTTATTGTAACACCTATATGCTATTATGCATTAACTAGAAATTCATGATCTGTGTATTTGTACTTCCAATtaaaacttagttgaaccttttAGGAGAAGGACTGACAGACCTATATTAGAAGTCAATGATTCTACTTTCATATCCTTCAGTCTGCATCATTGCGTACTAATGTTCTCATATAAAATTTATTCTTCATTTGCAAACTTAACATGTTATTCTTACATTGGCAATTCATATCCACCTGATGCTTGATGCATATAATCTGATTAATGGATACTTCATGGTGATACGAAAGGAGAAATCTGCTGCTAATGAGAGTCACAAGTGTTTCTAGATTCTGATTTCATTCGGCACAAGGTTTGACCTTTTGTTGTGATATGTAGATGGAATGGACTTATGGAATAATTGTGACTCGTTAGAGAAAAATATTCAGCGTGTTGAATGAATGGCTAATAATGTCATTGCATAAAATGAAGTTATTAGAATACTGCCATTGCAGATAATTAAAGTACTGGATAGTGATCGAGTTATCACTTACACAAATCGTGGTAAGGATGTGATCTTTCCCCTTATATATCCAGTGAATTGCCATATCTGCAAGTGATATAGGCCGTAGACCAAAGATTCATGCTTGAAACTGTGTATTTTTAGTTTTTAACACTGATAGAGTTTCAGCTATTGTAGCATCTGCCATCTACTGCTACATCTACAAGTTGTTTTGGCACAATGAAGCTTCGCTGATGAGCAAATGCGAATTTGGGAATGAATCCCAAATTCTATCATTCCTTGGATCCAAAGCACATAACACATATCTTTTCCAATTAGGGGTGCATTACCAACCTTTTCTATGATCAACATCAAGCATAGCCTGCATTTAATCACATCTGCATACCTTGTATGCATGTAAAAACTGTTACTTAAGTTGTTAAACCCTTACTTGAGTATAGTCTGAAACAGTTGGGAGTTAGGACGACAATATACTATGTGTAAGACTATTGGTTACCATTTTAAGGTAATTTCTCCTAAAGATTTGTACCAGTAAATATGGTGATTATACCTTAGTCATGATCTGAAAGGAAATagcttctttctctttttgaaGAGTTTGACTAAAGAACCTCTTGAGGTTGACCATAGAATTTCTATCCTAGTTGAGTTTCAAAGATGACTGGTCATTTGGCAAGATCAATCAATTCAATAATGAAATTTGCTTTACTTTTGGAGGTAACAATAATGTTTGTCCACTGACATTTGTAAAGCTGCTACATTTTTTGGGTATCGCTATCATGATCTGACTTTTAATACTTAAAAGGAGTGATGGACAAATCAAGTAATTTGTTTATGCATTACTTAGTCTAGGGGAAAGGGTTAATCAAGTCTAACAAGGATAGTGAAGTGATTCATAGTACTTACCTTCAGAATCATGGGACCTAAATCCTTCTCGAAAACAGGAATCACGGGACTTAAATATCTGAGGTTTCCTGTGCTTTCTCCTTTTACTTAGAAGTCTTCTCACAATTCGCCTACTTTTTGCTTCTGAAGTCCTCCCTGTTTCTGGTGATTGCACTGCCTTTCATATTGAATTATTATGCTAATTGAAAAACTACATTTTTAGCGGGGTTGATTGCTTCAAACAACAATTTGACCATCTCGAGGGACACAGTGGTAGAGGTGGAAGTACTCTCTTTCCAAGACGATATGCCTCCTTGCCCAGGTGAAATGTCCTTGATGTTCTCTTCTGTTTTATATAGTAAATAGTTTAATGAATCTGTCTTACCTGAATAGCCTCATAAATTATGCAGAGAGCGAGTCTGTGCTTCAATAGATGAGGAAACTGACAAGAATAGTGATTTTGAAAGGCAAGTTGTAGCTGCTGTGGCTCATAGATGCCTTCCAAGCCCCCCGAGTTCCCCTAAGGTCAAGAAAATGGATGCTGCTAATACAGTCGAAGGTCAAAGAGAGACTAGCCATTGTACACCAAAGAAATTGGACACTGCTAATACAGTTGAAGGTCATAGGGAGACTGGCCATTGTACACCAAAGAATACCGAACGTTGCATGCTAAGAAGTTCTAGTATTAGTTTTTCCAAATGTGTTGGGGCCATATGGGATTGCGAGGTAAGTGTTTTCTGATCTGTATACTAtaactttcaaaaaaaaaaaaaaaaaaaatcaattaatcaTTCAACTGTGCCTCAATCTAAATTAATTGAACTTTTAAAGCATGTGTTGTAAATACGCAGTTACGAATAACTCAGCCAAAGTATAGGAATTATACCTAACACACTTCCAAATAGAAAAGACTTctattatttttctttgtttgaacgAACAATACATAAGAAAAATGCGAGCTCTTCAAAGCTCGACTTGAAAATTGATATTTGAAATGCTCCTATTTATTTTTTAACTTGTTAAATATCCTACTtgccccccccctcccccccccccccccccccacaacacacacacacaccaaacCCCCTCTTCTCCTTATGGGGAAGGATGAAGGCTAGGCAGATGGATTAAAATCTTGTGTATATTTTTTTCCTTTGATAGTACTCCATTGTGCCCCAAGAAACGAATATTTGATGCTTTAAACAAAACGAGAAgcattgattaatctttttggttCCAAATCCACTCTTACTGTTCTAATTAGTGTAGATTTAATTAAGTGAGGCGCTTAAGAGATAAATGATAGTTTAAGATAAGATCCAAAGAAGTCTATCCGCAGATGAAAGAGGAGCTTCTACATGAACATTTCTAAATATTCTTATGATTAAAGTTATTAAATGTCTTTGCTTATTGTATATGCTAAACCTTAGAAGGCAGATAATATGGACCGGAGGTGGTATTTTTCAGTTGTATTTTGCTCATAAATTGCAAATATGGGAGAATAAAAGGTGCGCATGATAATAGCGCTCTGTAGAATTTGCTTTTACCGTAATACCTGCATTTCCCTCAGGATACAACCTGCAAGCCATATCAAAATGGGATAAGTAGATCATCAAACAAGCCAGCAGCTTTGTATGCTTGAATATTTTTATTCTGGATGGACAAGTTTTTGCTATATTTCTGGTAAGTGACACTGATTGCAATGCAATTGCGTTTGTACTCCTTTGGAATCATGGTTGGTTGTAATTTGAACGATAAACAGTTTAGCTATAACATGGTTACTACATAATTCGTTCGATCccatttgttttcttttctgtAACAACATTTTCTAGTATTTTTGTGCTGTGGTTCAGATGCAATGAGCATAACTAATTGAGCTACTTTTATGATGTATGTTCACACTTTTCCCCTTCTTTCTTCAGTTGAAAGTTAACTTGTTAAGTATCATCTGTTTCTGAAGAAGTTCTGAATTGAACTTCTCAGTTTTACAGAAACAGAAATTGGCTCTTATGTCTAGTTCAAGCACTTAGGAATTGGTCATATATTTCCTTTCACCCAAGTTCATGTGTTTGTATAGCTCACATATTACTATCAtacctctctataacaatatCCCTATATAACAGTTAATTCACTATAAAACTAAGTTTTTCTTGGAACCGATTTGTATGTTATATTATACtaatacagtcaaacctctctataacaacctcgtttgttccgaatatttttggatgttatagcgaagtgctgttatagagaacatatattataacataacataaaaattggttccgaaaaagcttggcttttatagggaagtgttgttatataggtatgctgttatagagaggtctgactgtatatattttctaaaacaataccTCACTATAGTAGCCAAAAAATATTGGAACAAATGAGGCTGTTATAGAAAGGTTTGACCGGTAAAGCAATGTTCAATTAAAAGCTAAGAGAGAAAAAAGGAGATGTCTTGAAATTCTGGTACCCTTTTCTGGGTTGGAAACTTCCCTTGATAATACTgatagaataataataataataattttgctGTTATAATTTAGGTTTTTACTGTTGTAAATGTGGTTACCTAATTGTACCACAAGTTCTATATTTATTTATCTATAccatattaaaagcacgaaatctcttagcgaaatatcgttcgcattttttaccattttaaatagattttacattggacaaaattataatttaagttaatttcctaatatttatgactttaaaatcaaccAAATTTTTGGTTATTAAATTTTTTGTTATTGAACTAGGTAAGAAatactaatatttaggattttaaaatcgACTAAGATCTTACCTTAAATAAATCAAACAATTCTCTTATTGCATTCTTCCATTTATGGTACGTAGGCGTACAAATTAGGCACGTACATGTCTAATTTGATAAAGTAATTCAAAGTTTTATTTGATGTACACATTTCtcccaaaataaatatttaaactattaTATATATGTTAGTTTACATAGATATTTGCTTGAAAAATTTACTTTTATCATTAAAGTGTAGTCTATGTTTTGACTAcctataatttttaattttcaccatCTAAA
This region of Nicotiana tomentosiformis chromosome 4, ASM39032v3, whole genome shotgun sequence genomic DNA includes:
- the LOC104091230 gene encoding mitogen-activated protein kinase 9-like, whose translation is MVMDFKEFFTEYGEAHQYEIQEVVGKGSYGVVAAAIDTHTGEKVAIKKINDVFEHASEATRILREIKLLRLLRHPDIVEIKHILLPPCPREFKDIYVVFELMECDLQHVIKANDSLTPEHYQFFMYQLLRGLKYMHTANVFHRDLKPKNILANADCKLKICDFGLARVSLGDTPSAVFWTDYVATRWYRAPELCGSFFSKYTPAVDIWSIGCIFAEMLTGKPLFPGKNAVHQLDVITDLLGSPSTEAISRIKNEKARRYLSSMKRKAPIPLSEKFPHIDPLALRLLERLIAFDPKDRPSAEEALAHPYFRGLANKEQEPSSQTISKFEFDFDRRKLGKEDIRELIYREILEYHPQMLKEYLHGNDHTHFMYPSGVDCFKQQFDHLEGHSGRGGSTLFPRRYASLPRERVCASIDEETDKNSDFERQVVAAVAHRCLPSPPSSPKVKKMDAANTVEGQRETSHCTPKKLDTANTVEGHRETGHCTPKNTERCMLRSSSISFSKCVGAIWDCEDTTCKPYQNGISRSSNKPAALYA